In Streptomyces erythrochromogenes, the DNA window GGGGCGGGGGCCTGGGTCAGGCGGGGGCGGGGGTCAGCAGAAGGGGACCTTGTTGAGGTTCAGGGCGTAGCGGGCGGCGATCCAGCCGGAGCCGTCGGCGAGCTTGTACCAGATCGAATTGCCGTCGACGTTCTGGCCGTTGACCTTGCACTGGAGCTTGACCACCGTGCCGGTCGGGATCTTGCCCTGCTGCTTGTAGTGGGTGCCGGGGCCGGAGCGGACTCCGAGTCCCTTGCCGGGGCTGACGATCTTGGCCTTGGGCTTTGCCTCGGGCTTCTCGTGGTGGCCGCCGCCGCACTTGCAGTCGCCGGGCTTTCCGGGCTTGCCGGTGTCGCCCTTCGGGCCCTTGGGGCCCTGGGGGCCTGCGGGGCCGGGCTTGCCCGTGTGGCCCTTCGGGCCCTGCGGTCCCTGCGGGCCGGGCCTGCCTTCGTGGCCCTTCGGGCCCGGCTTGCCGGTGTCGCCCTTGTGGCCCTGCGGGCCGCGGGGGCCTTCCGGTCCGCGCGGGCCCGCGGGGCCGGTGTCGCCCTTCGGGCCGCCCGCGGGTCCCGGCTCGCCCTGCGGCCCGCGGGGGCCGGCCGGGCCGGGCTTGCCTTCGTGGCCCTTCGGGCCCGGCTTGCCGGTGTCGCCCTTGTCCCCCTTGTCGCCCTTCTCGCCCTTCTCGCCCTTGTCTCCCTTGGGGCCGGGGCGCCCGGGCTTGCCGTGGTGGCCCGGCTTGCCGTCGTCGCCCTTGTCGCCCTTGGGGCCGGTCACCGGGGTGGCGACCGCGAACAGGGCGGGCGCCGCCTCGTCCGTCGACCACTCGCCGCCGTGCAGGGTGGTGCCCTGCGGCGCGTCCGCGTCCACCCGCAGGGCGACGCCCAGCCGGGTCTGCTCGTTCGAGGGGAAGACGAAGCCGGCGCGGTCCCCGGCGTCGCACGTCAGCCGGCGGGCGTCGGCCGAGCGCGTGCACGGGAGCGAGGAGCGCTGCCCGTCCCAGTAGAAGCGGGCCTCGGGGAAGGTCGTACGGTCCGGCGCGGTGATCCGGAAGGTGCTGCTGACGGCCTGGTCGGACCCGTTGGCGGCCGCGATGACGACGCGGCCCGTCGCGCCGGGGGCGATCGAGGGGACGTACGGCTGGAAGAACCGGATGTTCGACGAGTCGGCGGCGGCCGGTACGGCCGGTGCCAGGCAGGCGGCGGTGACGGCTGCGACGAACAGGGCCGCGGGCACGGAACGGGAAGCAGGCACGGGTAGTTCCTCCGCAAAGGGAAGGGCGCTGAGGGGAAGCACCCCCAGTTATCGCGGATCTCCCGCGGTGGTCGTGCGTACCACGCGGGAACGATCACTCGGCCGCCGGATCGATCGGCCTGCCAGGGCGATCGCCAGGGCGATCAGCGCGGCCGTCGCCGGCACCGCGTACGCGGCGGCCGGGCCCGCGCCCTCCACCACCCAGCCGGCGCTCGCCGCGCCGACCGCGATGCCCGCGAAGATGGCGGTGACCGCCAGGGTCATGCCCTCGTTCAGCCGCCCCTCGGGGGTGCGGGCGTGGACCTGCGACATCGCCGTGACCATCGTCGGGGCCGTGGCCATGCCGGCCAGCAGCAGGGCGCCCGCCAGGGCGGTCACGGAGCCGGTGGCCGCCGCCGCCCACGGGAGGGTCATCGAGACGGCCAGGGCGCACACGCAGGTCTTCAACGAGCGGGCGCGCACGGTGCCGTAGAGCAGGCCGGCCGCGCAGGAGCCCGCCGCCTGGAGGGCAAGGACCAGGCCGGAGGCGGCGCCCAGGCCCTGGACGTCGAGGTAGGCGATCGAGGTGACCTCCATCGAGCCGAAGACCACGCCCGTGACGAGGAAGAGCGGCAGCAGCGGACCCAGCGCGCGCAGCGGGGACCCGCGCCGCGGCGCCGCCGACACGGGGGGCTGGGTGGCGCGGCAGGAGGTGAAGGCCAGCATGCCGGTGAGCAGCAGGGCAGCTCCGGCGAGGGTGCCCGCCTCCGGGAAGAGCACACCGCACAGGAAGGCCGCCAGGACCGGCCCGAGCATGAAGCACAGCTCGTCCGCGGCCTGTTCGAAGGACATCGCCGTGTGGTGGGCGGCGGGGGAGTCGTGCAGCAGGTGCGTCCAGCGGGCGCGGGACATGCCGCCGATGTTGGGCGTGGTGGCGGTCGCGGCGTACGAGGCGAAGAGCGTCCAGGCGGGAGCGCCGCTGCGGACGCAGGCGATCAGGGCCAGCGACCCGAGGACCGCGATCAGCGTCGCCGGCACGGCGATCCGGGCCTGGCCGTGGCGGTCGATCAGGCGGGCGGTCCAGGGCGCCACCACCGCCGTGGCCGCCAGGCCGGTCGCCGTGACCGCACCGGCGAGCGCGTACGAGCCCCGCTGGCCGGCGATCATCATGACCGCGCTGACCCCGAACATGCCCATCGGGAGGCGGGCGATGAGGTTGCCGGCGGTGAACCCCCGGGTGCCGGGCAGTGCGAACAGCGTCCGGTAGGGGCCGGGTGCCCGCCCGGCGGCACGGCGACGGGCGGCGGGAGCCGCGACGGGAGCGGTGGCGGGGGCAGGGGAGGCGGCGGTGATGACGAGGGTGCTGCCGGTGACGGTCATGAGGGGCATGGATCCACCCTCGGCCGGGGCGGTGTGCGGCGTCCAACACCTGTTCCGAGGCCATTCACCCGTTCCCGTTGTTAGTCTCCGGGGGTGAATCCCCGTGATGTGGAACCCCGGCTGCTGCGCGGGTTCGTCGCCGTTGCCGAGGAACTGCACTTCACCCGGGCCGCCGCCCGCCTGTACGTCGCCCAGCAGGCGCTGAGCCGGGACGTCCGGCGCCTCGAAGCGACCCTGGCGGCCACGCTGTTCGTCCGCACCACCCGCGCCGTCGAGCTCACCGCCGACGGGCACCGCCTGCTGCCCCTGGCCCGGCGCGTGCTGCGCGCCCACGAGGAGCTGACCGGCGCCTTCGGAGCCGGGGCCGCGGCCGGCGCGGCGCCCCGGCCGCTCCTCGTCGACCTGAACACCGACGGCCCCGGCACCGCGCGCACCGTGCTGGAACGGGCCCGCGAACTCGCCCCGGACTGCGAGTTGATGGCTCGCTTCGAGAGCGGGCTCACCCATGCCGCCGCCGAGGTCGCGGCCGGCCGGCTCGACGTCGCCTTCGGGTACGCCGACGGGCTCGACCCCGTACTGCTGGCACCGCTCGCGCAGCGGCCCGTGCGGTACGAGCCGCTCGCCGTGCTGCTGCCCGAGGGGCATCCCCTGGCGGCGGGCGAGTCCGTACCGCTGGACGCGCTGGCCGGGGAGACCGTGTACGCGGGCGCCGGGAACCCCCGCACGCTGGAGTGGACGGGGCTGGCGCGCGAGCTGTTCACCGGGAGGGGGATCCTGATGGCGCCGCCCGCGCCGGTCGCGATGGGCATGGACGAGTTCCGCCGGGTCATGGTCAAGACCGGCAATCCGGTCCTGGCGACCGTGGGCTTCCTCCAGATGCCGGGGTGCGTGAAGCTGCCGCTGACCGATCCGGTGCCGCTGTCGCCGCTGTCGATGGTGTGGCGCAAGGGTTTCGGCCACCCAGGGCTGGACGCCCTGCAGGCCGCGGCCGACGGGCTGGCGGCCGAGCGGGGCTGGCTCGTGCCACCGGCCGGGAGCTGGCTGCCCGCCCCGCTCACACACGGCCCGGGCGGCGGGTGAGAGCAAGGTTTCCCGGCGGTCATCCGGCGGGGACCGGGGCCGAAACGCGCCCTTCCTACCGTCGTTCCCACGGACGCGACAGCTGTGGAGGCGTGTGATGACCGGTACCGCACCGCGCAAGCGGGGCCGCTGGATCGAGCAGTGGGACCCCGAGGACGAGACCTTCTGGAAGGAGACCGGGGAGCGGGTCGCCCGCCGCAACCTGCTGTACTCCGTGCTCTCCGAGCACATCGGATTCTCCATCTGGTCCCTCTGGTCCGTGATGGTCCTCTTCATGGGCCCGCAGTACGGCATCGACCCGGCCGGGAAGTTCTTCCTGATCGCGACGGCCACCTTCGTGGGCGCCCTCGTGCGCGTGCCGTACACCTTCGCCGTCGCCCGCTTCGGCGGCCGGAACTGGACGGTCTTCAGCGCGCTGCTGCTGCTCGCCCCGACGGTCGCCGCGATCGTCGTGATGGAGCCGGGGACCTCCTACGGGACCTTCCTGCTCGTCGCCGCCCTCACCGGCGTCGGAGGCGGCAACTTCGCCTCCTCCATGACCAACATCAACGCCTTCTTCCCGCTGCGGAAGAAGGGCTGGGCGCTCGGCCTGAACGCCGGCGGCGGCAACATCGGCGTGCCCGTCGTCCAGCTGGCCGGCCTGCTCGTCATCGCCACCGCCGGAGCCGGCCACCCGCGGCTGCTGCTGGGCGCCTACATCCCGCTGATCGTGATCGCCGCGGTGCTGGCCGCCGTACGGATGGACAACCTGGCGCCCGTCCGCAACGACACCGGCGCGGTCCGCGAGGCCCTGAAGGACGCGCACACCTGGATCATGTCGTTCCTCTACATCGGGACGTTCGGGTCCTTCATCGGCTACAGCTTCGCCTTCGGGCTGGTCCTCCAGACCCAGTTCGGGCGCACCCCGCTCCAGGCCGCCTCGCTGACCTTCGTCGGACCGCTGCTCGGCTCGCTGATCCGGCCGGTGGGCGGGGCGCTCGCGGACCGGTTCGGCGGGGCCCGGATCACCCTGGGCACGTTCGTCGCGATGGCGGCGGCGACCGGGGTGGTCGTGTTCGCCTCGCAGCGGTCCTCGCTGCCGGTCTTCCTCGTCGGCTTCGTGGCCCTGTTCGTCCTGAGCGGGCTCGGCAACGGCTCGACGTACAAGATGATCCCGGGCATCTTCCAGGCGAAGGCCCTGGCGCGCGGGATGAGCGGCGAGAGCGCGGCGGCGTACGGGCGGCGGCTCTCCGGGGCCTCCATGGGGCTGATCGGGGCGGTCGGCGCGCTCGGCGGCCTGGGCATCAACCTGGTCTTCCGGGAGGCGTTCCGCACCTCCGGATCCGGTACGACGGCCTTCGTCACCTTCCTCGGCTTCTACGCGCTGTGCTGCGCGGTGACCTGGGCGGTATACCTTCGCCGCCCGGCGGCCCCGGTGATCCACGCGGCCGAGGCCCCGGCGAAACCCCAGCTCACGTCGGTGTAACCGGGGCGAAATACGGGTGAACCGAGTCCGACACGCCGAGTTGGCAGGCTCGGTCCACCCGTACCGCCCCCACATGCGTCAGTAGGCAGGTCACGATGGACGACAGGAACACCCGCCCGCTCGCAGGCTTCACCGTCGGGGTCACCGCGGCCCGGCGCGCCGACGAACTCATCGCGCTGCTGCGGCGGCGCGGGGCGTCGGTGCTGCACGCGCCGGCGCTGCGGATCGTCCCGCTCGCCGACGACAGCGAACTGCTCGCCGCCACCAAGGAACTGATCGGCTGCCCGCCGGACGTGGTCGTCGCCACCACCGCCATCGGCTTCCGCGGCTGGGTCGAGGCCGCCGACGGGTGGGGGATCGGCGAGGGGCTCCTGGAGACGCTGCGCTCCACCGAACTGCTGGTGCGCGGCCCGAAGGTGAAGGGTGCCGTCCGGGCCGCCGGGCTCGTGGAGGAGTGGTCCCCGGAGTCGGAATCGCTCGCCGAGGTACTGGACCGGCTGCTGTCGGCCGGGGTCGACGGGCGGCGGATCGCGCTCCAGCTGCACGGGGAGCCGCTGCCCGGCTTCGTCGAGGCGCTGCGGGCCGGCGGGGCCGAGGTGGTGGTGGTCCCGGTGTACCGGTGGATGCCCCCGGAGGACCTCGCACCGCTGGACCGGCTGCTGGACGCGATCGTCGGCGGCGCGGTGGACGCCGTCAGCTTCACCTCGGCCCCGGCGGCGGCCTCGCTGCTGTCCCGGGCCGGGGAGCGGGGGATGCGGGAGGCCGTGCTGGACGCGCTGCGCGGCGGGCCGCTGTCCGCGTGCGTCGGGCCGGTGACCGCGCTGCCGCTGCAGGCGCTCGGCGTGGACACGGTCCAGCCGGAACGGTTCCGGCTCGGCCCGCTGGTGCAGCTGCTCTGCCAGGAGCTGCCCGGCCGGGCCCGGGTGCTGCCGGTGGCCGGGCACCGGATGGAGATCCGGGGGCACGCGGTCCTCCTCGACGCGGAACTGCGGCCGGTGCCGCCCGCCGGGATGGCCCTCCTGCGGGCCCTGGCACGGCGGCCGGGCTGGGTGGTGGCCCGTGCGGAACTGCTGCGGGCGCTGCCGGGTGCGGGCCGCGACGAACACGCCGTGGAGACGGCGATGGCCCGGCTGCGGGCGGCGCTGGGGGCGCCGAACCTCATCCAGACGGTGGTCAAGCGCGGCTACCGGCTCTCGCTGGACGCGGGCGGCGACGACAAGTACGGGGAGCTCCCGCAGGACGTGGCGGTGACGGCCAGGGGAGTCCTGGGCTAGCGTGCCGGGATGATCTTTGACGGGGTGGAGATGAGGGGCGTCGCACTGGACGACGCCGCAGGACTGGCCGAGGCGTTCGCGCGGAACCGGGCGAACATGGCGCCGACCGAGCCGGTCCGGCCCGACGCCTTCTACACCGAGCAGGGGCAGCGGCAGCGCATCGGGCAGCAGCTGGAGTCCCGGGACGCCGGGCGGCTGCTGCCGTACGTGTTCGCAGACCTGGCGAGCGGTGCGCCGCTGGGGACCATCAACCTGGGCAACATCCAGCACGGGCCGCTGAGCAGCGGCGGGCTCGGCTACTGGGTCGACGAGGCCTGCCGCGGCAAGGGGCTGGCCACGGCCGGCGTCGAGGAGGTCTGCCGGATCGCCCGCGACGAGCTCGGGCTGCACCGGGTCGAGGCGGGGACCCTGGTCGACAACCTGGCCTCGCAGCGGGTGCTGGCGAAGGCGGGCTTCGAGCAGTACGGACTGGCACCGCGCTACCTGCACATCAACGGCGCCTGGCGCGACCACTGCCTCTTCCAGCGGATCCTGCACGACAACCCGCCGGCCCCCTGAGCGGGGCGCACCGCCGGTGATCCGGCCGCGGCCCGGCCATTTGGGGGAAGGTCCGGGCGGAGCCCGGTGCCAGGCGGAGCCGGGTTTCCCGGGGCGCCGCCCCGGACCCCGCTCCTCGAACTCCCCCAGCTACCGCTGGGAGGTGCCCCCTGGAGGGGCTGGATCTGCCGGGCGGGCCCGGAACAGGCGGCGGGCCCCTGCCGCCGGAGGCACCGGTTCGGGGGCTTCCCCAGCGGGCAGCGGACGGGCACTCTGGGGAGGCGCCCGACGACGCGAGGCGGTGACGGACATGCGGTTCGACTCCGGGCGGGTCTGCCTGGACCTGGTGGCCACCTTCGCCCCGCACGAGGGGATCCCGGACGGCGACGAGCTGCGGCTGTGGCTCGCCGGAGCCGGGCTCGTGCCCGACCGGACACCGTTGGCCCGGGTCGGCCCCGACTGGGCCGAGGCCTTCCGCGCCCTGCGCGCCGACGTGGAGACCCTCGTACGGGCGGAGCTGTCCGGGAGCGATCCCGACGAGGACGCCCTGGCCCGGGTCAACGCGCTGGCCGCCGGACCACCCCCGGGTCTGTGCGCCGTCCGCGACCAAGAAGGGCACCTCGTGCGGGAGTTGTGCGGCGGCGTGGAATGCGGCGCGCTGCTCGCGGCCGTCGCCCGGGACGCCGTCGAGCTGCTGACCGACCCCGGCGACCGCGCCCTGCTGCGGGCCTGCGCCGGCGACGGCTGCACCCGCGTCTACCTGGACACCTCCCGCGGTCACCGCCGCCGGTGGTGTTCCAGCGAGCTGTGCGGCAACCGCGAACGCGTCGCCCGCCACCGCCGACGGCTCCTGGCGTCCGGATCCCGGTAGTCCGCGTATCACCGAGCGAGACCCGTTCCGGAACGGGCGTGCGCACAGGGGGCCGGTTCGCGTACGGTTGACGGTCGCCCATGCACGTCAGAAGGGGGCCTTGGTGGCCGCGCAGGATGCCGCTGTCGACAGCACGGCGGACTCCGTCCGCGATCGGGAGATCGCGGTCGAGCAGACGCATCTCGACCAGGTGTACCGACGCCTCGAGGAGAAGATCCACGAGGCCGAGTTCCTCATGAACGACGCCGCCCAGCGCGGCCAGGTGGGCACGCCCGGAGCCCTGGCCGAGCGCGACGCGCAGGTCTTCCGGGCGGGCATCCACCTGAACCGGCTGAACAACGAGTTCGAGGACTTCCTCTTCGGCCGCATCGACCTGGTGCTCGGCAAGGACGGGGAGCGCGGCCCGGACGGCGCGTACACCTCCGTCGAGCCCGCCGACGCGGCGATCCGCGAGGACCTCACGGCCGACATCGCCGAGACGCTGCACATCGGCCGCATCGGAGTCCTGGACTCCGACTACGCGCCGCTGGTCATCGACTGGCGCGCACCGGCCGCCGCGCCCTTCTACCGCTCCACGCCCAAGGACCCGGGCCGCGTCGTGCGCCGCCGCGTCATCCGCTCCAAGGGCCGCAAGGTGCTGGGAGTCGAGGACGACCTGATGCGCCCCGAGGTCACCGCGTTCCTCGACGGCCGCGAGCTCCCCGCCATCGGCGACGGCGCGCTCATGGCCGCGCTCGGGCGGGCCCGTACGCACTCCATGCGCGACATCGTCTCCTCCATCCAGGCCGAGCAGGACCTGGTCATCCGGGCCCCCGCCGCCTCCGTGGCCGAGGTCGCGGGCGGCCCCGGCACCGGCAAGACCGCCGTCGCCCTGCACCGCGCCGCCTACCTGCTCTACCAGGACCGGCGCCGCTACTCCGGCGGCATCCTCATCGTCTCCCCGACGCCGCTGCTCGTCGCGTACACCGAGGGCGTGCTGCCCTCCCTCGGCGAGGAGGGCCAGGTCGCCATCCGGGCGCTCGGCTCGCTGGTCGACGGCGCCGAGGCGACCACGTACGACGACCCGGCCGTGGCCCGCATCAAGGGCTCCTCCCGGATGCGATCGGTCCTGCGCAAGGCCGTGCGCGGCACCCTGGAGCTCGGCGACGACCGGGGCCTGGCGCCCGACCGGCTGCGGGTGGTGGCCTTCGGCAGCCGCCAGGAGCTGGAGGCCGACGAGCTGAACCGGATCCGGCAGAACGTGCTCGGCGGCACCGCGCCCGTGAACCTGCTGCGCCCCCGCGCCCGCAAGCTGCTGCTCGACGCCCTGTACGCGAAGACCGGCGCCTCCGGCCGGCACAGCGACCCGGAGCTCGCGGCCGAGCTGCGCTCCGCGTTCGACGAGGACATCTCCACCGAGGACGCCTTCATCGGCTTCCTGAACGCGTGGTGGCCCGAGCTGACCCCGCGCCGGGTGCTCGCCGCGATGGCCGACGAGCGCAAGCTCGGCCGCTGGTCGCGCCGCGACCTGAACCCGCGCGAGACGCGTCAGCTGGCCCGCTCGCTGCGCCGGGTGGGCGCGGACGGCAAGGGCCCCCTGTCGGTGCACGACGTGGCGCTGCTCGACGAGCTCCAGCAGCTCCTCGGCGCCCCCGCCCGGCCGAAGCGGAAGCGGGAGCTGGACCCGCTCGACCAGCTCAGCGGGCTGGAGGAGCTGATGCCGGCCCGCGAGGAGACCCAGTGGGAGCGGGCCGAGCGGCTCGCGGCGGAGCGCACCGAGTACGCGCACGTCATCGTGGACGAGGCCCAGGACCTGACGCCGATGCAGTGGCGGATGGTGGGCCGCCGGGGCCGGCACGGCACCTGGACGGTCGTCGGCGACCCGGCGCAGTCCTCGTGGACGGATCCGGAGGAGGCGGCCGCCGCCCGCGACGAGGCCCTGGGGTCCCGGCCCCGCCGCCGCTTCACGCTCACGGTCAACTACCGCAACCCGGCCGAGGTCGCCGAGGTCGCCTCGCGGGTGCTGCGCCTGGCGATGCCCGGCATGGAGCCGCCGACGGCGGTGCGTTCCACGGGGCTCCAGCCGCGGTTCACGGCCGCCGAGGGC includes these proteins:
- a CDS encoding uroporphyrinogen-III synthase, with protein sequence MDDRNTRPLAGFTVGVTAARRADELIALLRRRGASVLHAPALRIVPLADDSELLAATKELIGCPPDVVVATTAIGFRGWVEAADGWGIGEGLLETLRSTELLVRGPKVKGAVRAAGLVEEWSPESESLAEVLDRLLSAGVDGRRIALQLHGEPLPGFVEALRAGGAEVVVVPVYRWMPPEDLAPLDRLLDAIVGGAVDAVSFTSAPAAASLLSRAGERGMREAVLDALRGGPLSACVGPVTALPLQALGVDTVQPERFRLGPLVQLLCQELPGRARVLPVAGHRMEIRGHAVLLDAELRPVPPAGMALLRALARRPGWVVARAELLRALPGAGRDEHAVETAMARLRAALGAPNLIQTVVKRGYRLSLDAGGDDKYGELPQDVAVTARGVLG
- a CDS encoding nitrate/nitrite transporter translates to MTGTAPRKRGRWIEQWDPEDETFWKETGERVARRNLLYSVLSEHIGFSIWSLWSVMVLFMGPQYGIDPAGKFFLIATATFVGALVRVPYTFAVARFGGRNWTVFSALLLLAPTVAAIVVMEPGTSYGTFLLVAALTGVGGGNFASSMTNINAFFPLRKKGWALGLNAGGGNIGVPVVQLAGLLVIATAGAGHPRLLLGAYIPLIVIAAVLAAVRMDNLAPVRNDTGAVREALKDAHTWIMSFLYIGTFGSFIGYSFAFGLVLQTQFGRTPLQAASLTFVGPLLGSLIRPVGGALADRFGGARITLGTFVAMAAATGVVVFASQRSSLPVFLVGFVALFVLSGLGNGSTYKMIPGIFQAKALARGMSGESAAAYGRRLSGASMGLIGAVGALGGLGINLVFREAFRTSGSGTTAFVTFLGFYALCCAVTWAVYLRRPAAPVIHAAEAPAKPQLTSV
- a CDS encoding SH3 domain-containing protein, yielding MPASRSVPAALFVAAVTAACLAPAVPAAADSSNIRFFQPYVPSIAPGATGRVVIAAANGSDQAVSSTFRITAPDRTTFPEARFYWDGQRSSLPCTRSADARRLTCDAGDRAGFVFPSNEQTRLGVALRVDADAPQGTTLHGGEWSTDEAAPALFAVATPVTGPKGDKGDDGKPGHHGKPGRPGPKGDKGEKGEKGDKGDKGDTGKPGPKGHEGKPGPAGPRGPQGEPGPAGGPKGDTGPAGPRGPEGPRGPQGHKGDTGKPGPKGHEGRPGPQGPQGPKGHTGKPGPAGPQGPKGPKGDTGKPGKPGDCKCGGGHHEKPEAKPKAKIVSPGKGLGVRSGPGTHYKQQGKIPTGTVVKLQCKVNGQNVDGNSIWYKLADGSGWIAARYALNLNKVPFC
- a CDS encoding CGNR zinc finger domain-containing protein, translated to MRFDSGRVCLDLVATFAPHEGIPDGDELRLWLAGAGLVPDRTPLARVGPDWAEAFRALRADVETLVRAELSGSDPDEDALARVNALAAGPPPGLCAVRDQEGHLVRELCGGVECGALLAAVARDAVELLTDPGDRALLRACAGDGCTRVYLDTSRGHRRRWCSSELCGNRERVARHRRRLLASGSR
- a CDS encoding MFS transporter, encoding MTVTGSTLVITAASPAPATAPVAAPAARRRAAGRAPGPYRTLFALPGTRGFTAGNLIARLPMGMFGVSAVMMIAGQRGSYALAGAVTATGLAATAVVAPWTARLIDRHGQARIAVPATLIAVLGSLALIACVRSGAPAWTLFASYAATATTPNIGGMSRARWTHLLHDSPAAHHTAMSFEQAADELCFMLGPVLAAFLCGVLFPEAGTLAGAALLLTGMLAFTSCRATQPPVSAAPRRGSPLRALGPLLPLFLVTGVVFGSMEVTSIAYLDVQGLGAASGLVLALQAAGSCAAGLLYGTVRARSLKTCVCALAVSMTLPWAAAATGSVTALAGALLLAGMATAPTMVTAMSQVHARTPEGRLNEGMTLAVTAIFAGIAVGAASAGWVVEGAGPAAAYAVPATAALIALAIALAGRSIRRPSDRSRVVRTTTAGDPR
- a CDS encoding HelD family protein; the protein is MAAQDAAVDSTADSVRDREIAVEQTHLDQVYRRLEEKIHEAEFLMNDAAQRGQVGTPGALAERDAQVFRAGIHLNRLNNEFEDFLFGRIDLVLGKDGERGPDGAYTSVEPADAAIREDLTADIAETLHIGRIGVLDSDYAPLVIDWRAPAAAPFYRSTPKDPGRVVRRRVIRSKGRKVLGVEDDLMRPEVTAFLDGRELPAIGDGALMAALGRARTHSMRDIVSSIQAEQDLVIRAPAASVAEVAGGPGTGKTAVALHRAAYLLYQDRRRYSGGILIVSPTPLLVAYTEGVLPSLGEEGQVAIRALGSLVDGAEATTYDDPAVARIKGSSRMRSVLRKAVRGTLELGDDRGLAPDRLRVVAFGSRQELEADELNRIRQNVLGGTAPVNLLRPRARKLLLDALYAKTGASGRHSDPELAAELRSAFDEDISTEDAFIGFLNAWWPELTPRRVLAAMADERKLGRWSRRDLNPRETRQLARSLRRVGADGKGPLSVHDVALLDELQQLLGAPARPKRKRELDPLDQLSGLEELMPAREETQWERAERLAAERTEYAHVIVDEAQDLTPMQWRMVGRRGRHGTWTVVGDPAQSSWTDPEEAAAARDEALGSRPRRRFTLTVNYRNPAEVAEVASRVLRLAMPGMEPPTAVRSTGLQPRFTAAEGDLGAVVREETRRLLEQVDGTVGVVVAMDRRAEAAGWLADLGERAVALGSLEAKGLEYDATVVVSPAEIAEESPAGLRVLYVALTRATQQLTVVSAQGDKPDADGVPELLLP
- a CDS encoding LysR family transcriptional regulator translates to MNPRDVEPRLLRGFVAVAEELHFTRAAARLYVAQQALSRDVRRLEATLAATLFVRTTRAVELTADGHRLLPLARRVLRAHEELTGAFGAGAAAGAAPRPLLVDLNTDGPGTARTVLERARELAPDCELMARFESGLTHAAAEVAAGRLDVAFGYADGLDPVLLAPLAQRPVRYEPLAVLLPEGHPLAAGESVPLDALAGETVYAGAGNPRTLEWTGLARELFTGRGILMAPPAPVAMGMDEFRRVMVKTGNPVLATVGFLQMPGCVKLPLTDPVPLSPLSMVWRKGFGHPGLDALQAAADGLAAERGWLVPPAGSWLPAPLTHGPGGG
- a CDS encoding GNAT family N-acetyltransferase — its product is MIFDGVEMRGVALDDAAGLAEAFARNRANMAPTEPVRPDAFYTEQGQRQRIGQQLESRDAGRLLPYVFADLASGAPLGTINLGNIQHGPLSSGGLGYWVDEACRGKGLATAGVEEVCRIARDELGLHRVEAGTLVDNLASQRVLAKAGFEQYGLAPRYLHINGAWRDHCLFQRILHDNPPAP